One Sphingomonas limnosediminicola DNA segment encodes these proteins:
- the clpP gene encoding ATP-dependent Clp endopeptidase proteolytic subunit ClpP encodes MIDHQDIVSQLVPIVIEQSNRGERSFDIYSRLLRERIVFITGAVEDHMASLVTAQLLFLESENPKKDIFMYINSPGGVVTAGLAIHDTMQYIRPKISTVCIGQAASMGSFLLAAGEPGMRVALTNSRIMVHQPSGGAQGMASDIEIQAREILRMRQRLNELYAKYTGQSIEDIEKAMDRDKFLEADEAKAFGLIDEVFDKRPDAGEDAGTGAGDVTPA; translated from the coding sequence GTGATTGACCATCAGGACATCGTTTCGCAGCTCGTCCCCATCGTTATCGAGCAATCCAACCGGGGCGAGCGCAGCTTCGACATCTATTCGCGGCTGCTGCGCGAACGCATCGTCTTCATCACGGGCGCGGTCGAGGACCACATGGCCTCGCTCGTCACCGCCCAGCTGTTGTTCCTTGAATCGGAAAACCCGAAGAAGGACATCTTCATGTACATCAACAGCCCGGGCGGCGTGGTCACCGCGGGGCTCGCGATCCACGACACGATGCAATACATCCGGCCGAAGATCAGCACGGTCTGCATCGGCCAGGCCGCGTCGATGGGCAGCTTCCTGCTCGCCGCCGGTGAGCCGGGCATGCGCGTCGCGCTGACCAACAGCCGCATCATGGTCCACCAGCCGTCGGGCGGCGCCCAGGGCATGGCCTCGGACATCGAGATCCAGGCGCGCGAGATCCTGCGCATGCGCCAGCGCCTGAACGAGCTCTACGCCAAGTATACGGGTCAATCGATCGAGGACATCGAGAAGGCCATGGACCGCGACAAGTTCCTCGAAGCGGACGAGGCGAAGGCGTTCGGCCTCATCGACGAAGTCTTCGACAAGCGCCCCGACGCGGGCGAGGATGCCGGCACCGGGGCCGGAGACGTCACCCCGGCCTAA
- a CDS encoding amidohydrolase family protein — translation MICRLALAAAAALLSGSLASAQTLDVRAGRLIDPQAARVLTDQRIYIMDGRIVSVAPWKAADGPAAVDWSGYTVLPGLIDLHTHIADGATESNDPADPLKKTEAATILKAVPAAMTMLRAGFTTVRDVGVYRGLTDVALRDVINAGDVQGPRMFVAGGYITTPGGGGEIDALAHDIPIPEAFRMGEVHNAADARDRARYFLDHGADFIKLIATGAVLAIGSEPGALELSPEEMKAACDEAKLRGSYCIAHAHGAEGIKAAIRAGARTIEHASYLDAEGIALAKKYGVWLDMDIYNGDWIEEVGTKQGWPAEYLRKNRETTNVQRRGFAAAVKAGAKLTFGTDAAVYPYGLGGRQFAYMVRYGMTPMQAIQAATTEAARALDKEGQLGSLVPGAYGDLIAVRGDPLTDIRLLEKVDGVVKAGKLIH, via the coding sequence ATGATATGTCGGTTGGCTCTGGCCGCGGCCGCGGCGCTATTGTCCGGATCGCTGGCTTCCGCCCAAACGCTCGATGTCCGTGCAGGCCGGCTTATTGATCCCCAGGCTGCGCGGGTCCTGACCGACCAGCGAATCTACATCATGGACGGAAGGATCGTCTCGGTTGCGCCCTGGAAAGCTGCGGATGGGCCAGCCGCCGTCGACTGGTCCGGCTACACCGTGTTGCCCGGCCTGATCGACCTCCACACGCACATTGCCGACGGCGCCACCGAGAGTAACGATCCCGCCGATCCCCTGAAGAAAACGGAAGCCGCGACTATCCTCAAGGCCGTACCTGCGGCGATGACGATGCTCCGCGCCGGCTTCACCACCGTGCGTGACGTCGGCGTCTATCGGGGGCTCACGGATGTCGCGCTCCGCGACGTGATCAATGCTGGAGACGTCCAGGGTCCACGCATGTTCGTCGCGGGCGGATACATCACGACGCCGGGGGGAGGCGGGGAGATCGACGCGCTCGCCCACGACATCCCGATTCCCGAAGCCTTCCGCATGGGCGAGGTTCACAATGCGGCCGATGCCCGCGACCGCGCGCGATACTTCCTCGATCACGGCGCCGACTTTATCAAGCTGATCGCGACCGGCGCGGTGCTCGCGATCGGGAGCGAGCCCGGCGCGCTGGAACTCTCGCCCGAAGAGATGAAGGCCGCGTGCGACGAGGCGAAGCTGCGTGGCAGCTACTGTATCGCCCACGCCCATGGCGCCGAGGGCATCAAGGCCGCCATCCGCGCCGGCGCGCGCACCATCGAGCATGCCAGCTACCTCGACGCGGAAGGCATTGCGCTCGCCAAGAAGTACGGCGTCTGGCTCGACATGGACATCTACAACGGCGACTGGATCGAGGAGGTCGGCACCAAGCAAGGCTGGCCCGCCGAATATCTCCGCAAGAATCGCGAGACCACCAACGTCCAGCGCCGGGGCTTCGCCGCCGCCGTCAAAGCAGGCGCCAAGCTGACCTTTGGCACCGACGCCGCCGTCTATCCCTACGGCCTCGGCGGACGGCAGTTCGCCTACATGGTCCGCTACGGCATGACGCCGATGCAGGCCATTCAGGCCGCGACGACGGAAGCGGCGCGGGCGCTCGACAAGGAAGGACAGTTGGGATCGCTTGTGCCTGGGGCGTACGGCGACCTCATTGCTGTCCGCGGCGACCCGCTCACCGACATCCGCCTGCTCGAAAAGGTCGACGGCGTCGTGAAGGCAGGGAAGTTGATTCACTAG
- the recA gene encoding recombinase RecA — MAAQLKVIGNTMESPSMDRQKALEAALAQIDRAFGKGSAMKLGSREKMEVETISTGSLGLDIALGVGGLPRGRVIEIYGPESSGKTTLALHAIAEAQRGGGTAAFVDAEHALDPAYAKKLGVDIDELIVSQPDTGEQALEIVDTLVRSNAIDVLVVDSVAALVPRAEIEGEMGDSHVGLQARLMSQALRKLTGSISRSQCMVIFINQVRMKIGVMYGNPETTTGGNALKFYASVRLDIRRTGQIKDRDDIIGNTTRVKVVKNKVAPPFKQVEFDIMYGEGVSKVGEILDLGVKAGLVEKSGAWFSYDSIRIGQGRENAKTYLKENPDVAQRIENAIRGKTEEVGEALMVGPSDEGDAAE, encoded by the coding sequence ATGGCGGCACAATTGAAAGTCATCGGTAACACAATGGAATCCCCCAGTATGGATCGGCAGAAGGCGCTCGAAGCGGCGCTCGCCCAGATTGATCGCGCGTTCGGCAAGGGCTCGGCAATGAAGCTCGGCAGCCGGGAGAAAATGGAGGTCGAGACGATCTCGACCGGAAGTCTCGGTCTCGACATCGCGCTTGGCGTCGGCGGTCTTCCGCGCGGACGTGTCATTGAGATTTACGGACCCGAAAGCTCGGGCAAGACGACGCTGGCCCTGCACGCGATTGCCGAAGCGCAGCGCGGCGGCGGAACGGCGGCCTTCGTGGATGCCGAGCATGCGCTCGACCCGGCCTATGCCAAGAAGCTCGGCGTCGACATCGACGAGCTGATCGTGTCGCAGCCGGATACCGGCGAGCAGGCGCTCGAGATCGTCGACACGCTCGTGCGGTCGAACGCGATCGACGTGCTGGTGGTGGACTCGGTCGCGGCGCTGGTGCCGCGTGCCGAGATCGAAGGCGAGATGGGCGACAGCCACGTCGGCCTTCAGGCACGCCTGATGAGCCAGGCGCTGCGCAAGCTGACCGGCTCGATCAGCCGTTCGCAATGCATGGTTATCTTCATCAATCAGGTACGGATGAAGATCGGTGTCATGTACGGCAATCCGGAAACGACGACGGGCGGTAACGCGCTCAAATTCTACGCGTCTGTCCGTCTCGACATCCGCCGCACGGGCCAGATCAAGGACCGCGACGATATCATCGGCAACACGACGCGCGTGAAGGTCGTGAAGAATAAGGTCGCGCCGCCGTTCAAGCAGGTCGAATTCGATATCATGTACGGCGAGGGCGTGTCGAAGGTCGGCGAAATCCTCGACCTCGGCGTCAAGGCCGGACTGGTCGAGAAGTCGGGCGCCTGGTTCAGCTATGATTCAATCCGGATTGGTCAGGGCCGCGAGAACGCCAAGACCTATCTCAAGGAAAATCCCGACGTCGCGCAGCGGATCGAGAATGCCATTCGCGGCAAGACTGAAGAAGTCGGCGAAGCGCTGATGGTCGGTCCGAGCGACGAAGGCGACGCTGCCGAATAA
- a CDS encoding multidrug effflux MFS transporter has protein sequence MFDSAFQDGVKRPGAREMTVMLAGLMALNAFAIDAMIPALPDIGRSLGIARENDRQLIVIAYFLGFASTQLVWGPISDRFGRKPTLAIGVALYGLFALLCGFAGSFPLLIAGRAAMGASAAVTRVLVIAMVRDLFEAEAMARVMSLVFMTFMLVPVLAPNIGQLILLVASWRAIFIVLGAYALIMLAWSWLRLPETLHPEFRRSLEFQSMGRAMLETLRDRKSLGYTLAMTVSFSALIAYISSIQQIVFDAFHEGRFIGLVFASIAAPMAVASYLNSRIVGRFGLRRVGHTASLALALITAVHAMVLITGQETIWTFIVLQGLTMGSFAFASSNLGTLAMENMAPIAGTASSVQGVVSTVGAAAIGFVIGQQFDGTPGPFVIGTALCATGGFILILLTEPKRLFARIESREEPPCVPEDFG, from the coding sequence ATGTTCGACTCGGCTTTTCAGGACGGCGTGAAGCGCCCCGGCGCGCGCGAGATGACGGTGATGCTCGCCGGTCTAATGGCGCTCAACGCCTTCGCAATCGATGCGATGATCCCGGCGCTTCCCGACATCGGCCGATCGCTCGGCATTGCACGCGAAAACGACCGGCAGCTGATCGTGATCGCCTACTTCCTGGGCTTCGCATCCACGCAGCTCGTATGGGGCCCGATTTCGGACCGTTTCGGACGTAAGCCGACACTCGCCATCGGCGTGGCGCTGTACGGCTTGTTCGCGCTGCTGTGCGGATTCGCCGGGAGTTTCCCGCTGCTGATCGCTGGGCGAGCGGCGATGGGCGCTTCGGCCGCGGTGACCCGCGTGCTCGTCATCGCCATGGTCCGCGACCTGTTCGAAGCGGAAGCAATGGCCCGCGTCATGAGCCTCGTCTTCATGACCTTCATGCTGGTCCCCGTACTGGCGCCCAACATTGGCCAACTGATCCTGCTCGTAGCGTCGTGGCGGGCTATCTTCATCGTTCTCGGCGCTTATGCGCTCATCATGCTCGCCTGGTCCTGGCTGCGCCTGCCCGAGACGCTCCACCCGGAGTTTCGGCGGTCACTGGAATTCCAGTCGATGGGCCGGGCAATGCTGGAGACCCTGCGCGACCGCAAGTCGCTGGGATACACGCTGGCGATGACGGTCAGCTTCTCGGCGCTGATCGCCTACATCTCCTCGATCCAGCAGATCGTCTTCGATGCCTTTCATGAAGGCCGCTTTATCGGCCTCGTCTTTGCCAGCATCGCAGCACCGATGGCGGTAGCGTCCTATCTCAATTCGCGCATCGTGGGCCGGTTCGGGCTCCGCCGCGTGGGTCATACCGCTTCGCTCGCTCTCGCGCTGATCACGGCGGTCCACGCGATGGTCTTGATCACGGGCCAGGAAACGATCTGGACCTTCATTGTGCTGCAGGGGTTAACGATGGGCAGTTTCGCATTCGCCTCGTCGAATCTCGGCACGCTGGCGATGGAAAACATGGCGCCGATCGCCGGCACAGCTTCCTCCGTCCAGGGGGTCGTGAGCACTGTCGGCGCTGCGGCGATCGGGTTCGTCATCGGACAGCAGTTCGATGGGACGCCCGGCCCGTTCGTGATCGGAACGGCACTATGCGCGACGGGTGGCTTCATCCTCATCCTGCTGACGGAACCAAAGCGGCTCTTCGCACGGATCGAGTCCCGCGAAGAGCCGCCCTGCGTGCCCGAGGATTTCGGCTAA
- a CDS encoding Xaa-Pro peptidase family protein: MIHARINRRRLLQGGAAVAAVTTVPLTRVMAQAAAELPSIRIPPPISSAERVARLAKARTLMQKAGMGAVIVEAGPSLDYLTGIQWWRSERLTAVVIPAVGKPIVVTPFFEEPSIKEMLDVPAEIRTWQEDEEPLKLVADFLRERGVAKQPIGFEETSRFFIEDRLQKQLPATQIVSANPVIRAQRMIKSPAELALMQAAADITLASLRYAGQRTREGMTPADIDALIGAAHKKLGGAYDGGLVLIGEASAYPHGSHKPQSVKRGEVVLMDVGCSVHGYQSDISRSFIFGADPTPEQSKVASQVRRGQDIAMAAAKVGAPAGSVDDAVRHAYESWGYGPGYKLPGTPHRTGHGIGMEGHEPVNLVHGEMTALAPGMCFSNEPGIYLPGKFGIRFEDCFHMTASGPKFFTTPPVSMDRPFD, encoded by the coding sequence ATGATTCACGCGCGCATCAACCGGCGTCGATTGCTGCAGGGCGGGGCGGCGGTTGCCGCCGTAACGACGGTGCCACTGACCCGGGTCATGGCACAGGCGGCCGCCGAGCTACCTTCGATACGGATCCCGCCGCCCATTTCGAGCGCGGAGCGCGTGGCGCGGCTCGCGAAGGCGCGAACGCTGATGCAGAAGGCCGGCATGGGCGCGGTCATCGTCGAGGCTGGGCCGAGCCTCGACTACCTGACCGGCATCCAATGGTGGCGCAGCGAGCGGTTGACCGCGGTCGTCATTCCAGCGGTCGGCAAGCCGATTGTGGTCACGCCATTCTTCGAGGAGCCGAGCATCAAGGAGATGCTCGACGTCCCGGCCGAAATTCGCACTTGGCAGGAGGACGAGGAGCCGCTGAAGCTCGTCGCCGATTTCCTGCGCGAGCGCGGCGTCGCGAAGCAGCCGATCGGCTTCGAGGAAACCAGCCGGTTTTTCATCGAGGACAGGCTGCAGAAGCAGCTTCCGGCAACGCAGATCGTCAGCGCGAACCCAGTCATTCGGGCCCAGCGGATGATTAAGTCGCCTGCCGAGCTAGCGCTGATGCAGGCCGCGGCGGACATCACGCTCGCATCCCTGCGCTATGCCGGTCAACGCACTCGCGAAGGGATGACTCCAGCCGATATCGATGCGCTCATCGGCGCGGCGCACAAAAAGCTCGGCGGTGCGTACGACGGAGGGCTCGTCCTGATTGGCGAGGCCTCTGCCTATCCGCACGGGAGCCACAAGCCGCAGTCGGTGAAGCGCGGCGAGGTCGTCCTGATGGACGTCGGCTGCTCCGTCCACGGCTATCAGTCGGACATCTCACGTAGCTTCATCTTCGGCGCCGACCCGACACCCGAGCAGAGTAAGGTCGCGTCACAAGTGCGGCGGGGACAGGATATTGCGATGGCCGCAGCGAAGGTCGGGGCACCCGCGGGCAGCGTCGATGACGCCGTCCGCCATGCCTACGAAAGCTGGGGCTATGGTCCGGGCTACAAGCTGCCGGGAACACCGCATCGCACGGGCCATGGGATCGGCATGGAAGGGCACGAACCGGTTAACCTGGTGCACGGCGAAATGACGGCGCTCGCGCCCGGCATGTGCTTCTCGAATGAGCCGGGCATCTATCTGCCCGGCAAGTTCGGCATCCGCTTCGAGGACTGTTTCCACATGACAGCGAGCGGACCGAAGTTCTTCACAACGCCGCCGGTAAGCATGGACCGGCCGTTCGACTAA
- a CDS encoding class I SAM-dependent methyltransferase, protein MAEPTPASPDWAKASGDVWARRWQQTDRGLEPLQAPLVLAVAERARGGSFKAFDIGCGPGSTTIAMAETFPEAAIIACDISEALAKVARQRTAEIERVQVIVGDAEAVVATQAPVDVFFSRHGVMFFSDAVQAFRTIRGAASDSGSLVFSCFQHWDLNPWASELARAAAGKSLPEPGREPGGFAFADPVYVEQLLSASEWRDAECRAVQFSYTMGEGDSPVEDALSFTTEIGPAARVLESLPEGERDAAVDRMRDVIERHVDGNAVVFPSAAWIWRATA, encoded by the coding sequence GTGGCCGAGCCAACGCCAGCATCGCCCGATTGGGCGAAAGCCAGCGGGGATGTCTGGGCCCGGCGCTGGCAGCAAACTGACCGCGGCCTTGAACCGCTGCAGGCGCCGCTGGTGTTGGCAGTCGCTGAGCGGGCGCGTGGCGGTTCGTTCAAAGCCTTCGACATCGGCTGCGGCCCGGGTTCGACGACCATCGCCATGGCCGAGACATTTCCCGAAGCAGCGATCATCGCCTGCGACATCTCGGAGGCCCTCGCCAAGGTTGCACGCCAGCGAACGGCGGAAATTGAGCGCGTGCAGGTCATCGTGGGCGACGCCGAGGCGGTCGTGGCAACGCAAGCTCCCGTGGACGTCTTCTTCTCGCGTCACGGCGTCATGTTCTTCTCCGATGCGGTTCAGGCGTTTCGCACCATACGCGGCGCTGCGAGCGACAGCGGGTCATTGGTCTTCTCCTGCTTCCAGCACTGGGATCTCAATCCCTGGGCGTCCGAGCTTGCCCGCGCGGCGGCGGGCAAATCCTTGCCGGAGCCCGGGAGGGAGCCCGGCGGCTTCGCTTTCGCCGACCCGGTTTACGTCGAGCAGTTGCTCAGCGCTTCAGAATGGCGCGATGCCGAATGTCGCGCGGTGCAGTTCAGCTACACCATGGGTGAGGGCGATAGTCCGGTCGAAGACGCGCTCTCCTTCACGACCGAGATCGGCCCGGCCGCGCGTGTTCTGGAATCACTGCCAGAAGGCGAGCGAGATGCCGCCGTCGACCGGATGCGCGACGTCATCGAGCGGCATGTTGACGGCAATGCGGTCGTGTTTCCCTCCGCGGCGTGGATCTGGAGGGCGACCGCCTAG
- a CDS encoding dicarboxylate/amino acid:cation symporter, giving the protein MAKKLTRFILLALVLGIIAGWATNAAIDDGTPASAERLRSIADYLSIVTALFLRLIKMIIAPLVFSTLVAGIAHMGDVAALGRVGIRSIGWFILASLVSLTLGLILVTLLHPGIGLNLPIPPANTASGVETAAFNLKDFITHLVPASIFDAMSTNEILPIVIFSIFFGVALTAVGEKGKPIVRGVEALVKVMLQVTDYVMRLAPFAVFTAVASALVERGPQIIATLGMFVGSFYLGLAILWAVLIGAAFVIVGARTRHLVRYIRDPVVLAFSTASSEAAYPRTLEALDRFGVPPRIASFVLPLGYSFNLDGSMMYMTFATIFIAQAYGIDLTIGQEITMLLVLMITSKGMAGVPRASLVVIAATMSMFRIPEAGLLLILAVDHFLDMGRSATNVVGNAVAATIVARWEGTLDPEEPADIEPPHAPSHVKRTGPVEDHF; this is encoded by the coding sequence ATGGCGAAGAAGCTGACCAGGTTTATCCTGCTTGCGCTGGTGCTGGGTATCATTGCGGGCTGGGCGACCAACGCGGCGATCGACGACGGCACGCCAGCCAGCGCCGAGCGGCTGAGGAGCATCGCCGATTACCTCAGCATCGTCACGGCGCTGTTCCTGCGCCTCATCAAGATGATCATCGCGCCGTTGGTCTTCTCGACCCTGGTGGCGGGCATTGCCCACATGGGCGACGTGGCCGCGCTTGGCCGCGTGGGCATTCGATCCATCGGCTGGTTCATTCTCGCCAGCCTGGTTTCCCTGACTCTGGGTCTAATCCTCGTCACGCTGCTCCACCCGGGTATCGGCCTCAACCTGCCGATCCCGCCGGCCAATACCGCTAGCGGAGTCGAAACCGCCGCGTTCAATCTCAAGGATTTCATCACCCACCTCGTGCCCGCCTCGATCTTCGACGCCATGAGCACGAACGAGATTTTGCCGATCGTCATCTTCTCGATCTTCTTCGGCGTCGCGCTCACCGCCGTCGGCGAAAAGGGCAAGCCAATCGTCCGCGGCGTCGAGGCGCTGGTGAAGGTGATGCTGCAGGTCACTGACTATGTGATGCGGCTCGCGCCCTTCGCGGTCTTCACCGCGGTCGCCAGCGCCCTTGTTGAGCGCGGACCGCAAATCATTGCGACCTTGGGCATGTTCGTCGGCAGCTTCTACCTAGGCCTGGCGATCCTTTGGGCCGTGCTGATCGGCGCAGCGTTCGTGATAGTCGGCGCGCGCACGAGACACCTCGTCCGTTACATCAGAGACCCGGTCGTGCTCGCTTTCTCGACGGCTTCGAGCGAGGCCGCCTACCCACGCACGCTCGAGGCGCTGGACCGTTTCGGCGTCCCGCCGCGCATCGCGAGCTTCGTCCTCCCGCTCGGCTATTCGTTCAACCTCGACGGGTCGATGATGTACATGACCTTCGCGACGATCTTCATCGCGCAGGCCTATGGCATCGACCTCACCATCGGCCAGGAAATCACGATGCTCTTGGTGCTGATGATCACGTCGAAGGGCATGGCCGGCGTCCCGCGCGCAAGCCTAGTCGTGATCGCGGCCACGATGTCGATGTTCCGCATTCCGGAAGCCGGCCTGCTCCTTATCCTCGCAGTCGATCACTTCCTCGATATGGGCCGATCGGCAACCAACGTCGTCGGCAACGCGGTTGCCGCCACCATCGTGGCACGCTGGGAAGGCACACTGGATCCGGAAGAGCCCGCCGACATCGAGCCGCCGCACGCCCCGTCTCACGTGAAGCGCACCGGCCCCGTGGAGGACCATTTCTAG
- a CDS encoding KpsF/GutQ family sugar-phosphate isomerase, translating into MAAEDDKERSVLEFGRDILHDEARALDELADSLGDEFERAVDLILGCRGKLIVSGLGKSGHVGRKIAATFASTGTTSIFLHLAEAIHGDLGMAANGDVAILISQSGETAELEPVIDHFKRVAIPVIAITGNNGSILAEAAAAPLVLPHWQEVGPEAVAPTTSTTMTLALGDALAMTVMRQKGFTRTDFGRLHPGGSLGARLKPVSRLMHGGDALPLTSAGSSMHDAIVEMSAKRLGVIGVTDESGHLVGVITDGDLRRNMERGLDHTAAEFMTRDPKTIASDALIDDALTLFEENRITALFVVDEDDGGKVPVGVLHIHDCPPPR; encoded by the coding sequence ATGGCTGCCGAGGACGACAAGGAACGGAGCGTGCTCGAATTCGGGCGCGATATCCTGCACGACGAGGCGCGGGCGCTCGACGAGCTTGCGGACAGCCTGGGCGACGAGTTTGAGCGCGCGGTCGACCTGATCCTTGGTTGCCGCGGAAAGCTGATCGTCAGCGGCCTTGGCAAATCCGGCCACGTCGGCCGCAAGATCGCCGCGACGTTCGCGTCGACGGGGACGACGTCGATCTTCCTGCACCTCGCCGAGGCGATCCACGGCGATCTCGGCATGGCGGCGAACGGCGATGTCGCGATCCTGATCTCGCAGAGCGGCGAGACCGCCGAATTGGAGCCGGTCATCGATCATTTCAAGCGGGTCGCTATTCCGGTCATCGCGATCACGGGCAACAATGGCTCGATTCTGGCAGAGGCCGCCGCGGCGCCGCTCGTCCTGCCGCATTGGCAAGAGGTTGGGCCGGAAGCGGTTGCGCCCACGACCTCGACGACCATGACCCTGGCGCTGGGCGATGCCTTGGCGATGACGGTCATGCGTCAGAAGGGCTTCACGCGGACAGACTTCGGGCGCCTTCATCCGGGCGGCTCGCTGGGTGCGCGGCTAAAGCCGGTGAGCAGGTTGATGCATGGCGGCGATGCGCTTCCTCTCACGTCGGCGGGAAGTTCGATGCATGATGCAATCGTCGAAATGTCGGCGAAGCGCCTCGGCGTCATCGGGGTGACCGACGAGAGCGGGCACCTCGTCGGAGTCATCACCGATGGCGATCTCCGCCGGAACATGGAGCGCGGGCTCGATCACACCGCCGCGGAGTTCATGACCCGCGACCCGAAGACGATCGCGTCGGATGCGCTGATCGACGACGCGCTCACGCTGTTTGAGGAAAACCGCATCACGGCGCTGTTCGTCGTCGACGAGGACGATGGCGGTAAGGTTCCGGTCGGCGTGCTGCACATCCACGATTGCCCACCGCCGCGATGA
- a CDS encoding manno-octulosonate cytidylyltransferase, with product MNSVILIPARYQSSRYPGKPLVDLKGVGGAPKPLIQRSVEAARRVQGVSGVFVVTDDERIADACKGFGVGVIMTSPECRNGTERCAEALASLHDPDLVINFQGDALLTPPGFVEALIDRMRDDSDAMVATPALRLRSNDVRALQAEEQAGRVGGTSVVIDDQDHALYFSKRLIPHLPGGTLGGEMSPVRLHVGVYAYRPQALDRYVATPVSELETLEGLEQLRFLVAGIPVAVVDVATPPFALRELNNPEDVAPIEQALVEAGLE from the coding sequence ATGAACAGCGTCATTCTGATCCCGGCGCGCTACCAGTCGTCGCGCTATCCAGGGAAACCGCTGGTCGATCTCAAGGGAGTCGGCGGCGCGCCCAAACCACTGATCCAGCGTAGCGTCGAGGCCGCGCGCCGCGTCCAGGGCGTGTCGGGTGTCTTCGTGGTGACCGACGACGAGAGGATCGCCGACGCGTGCAAAGGGTTCGGCGTCGGCGTCATCATGACTTCCCCCGAATGCCGTAACGGGACGGAGCGCTGCGCGGAGGCACTGGCCTCGCTTCACGACCCGGATCTCGTCATCAACTTCCAGGGTGATGCGCTGCTGACTCCGCCGGGTTTCGTCGAGGCGCTGATCGACCGCATGCGCGATGACAGCGATGCGATGGTGGCGACACCAGCGTTGCGGCTGAGGAGCAACGATGTCCGCGCTTTGCAGGCGGAAGAACAAGCCGGGCGCGTAGGAGGCACGTCTGTCGTGATCGACGATCAAGATCACGCGCTTTACTTCTCGAAGCGGCTGATCCCGCATTTGCCCGGCGGAACGCTCGGGGGAGAGATGTCGCCGGTTCGCCTCCACGTCGGCGTCTACGCCTATCGGCCGCAGGCGCTCGACCGCTATGTCGCGACGCCGGTCAGCGAGCTGGAAACATTGGAGGGGCTGGAGCAACTCCGCTTTCTCGTCGCTGGGATACCCGTCGCCGTCGTCGACGTGGCTACGCCCCCATTCGCGCTCCGCGAGCTCAACAATCCAGAGGACGTGGCGCCCATCGAGCAGGCGCTCGTGGAGGCCGGGCTCGAATGA
- a CDS encoding TIGR01459 family HAD-type hydrolase has protein sequence MSFWDALDPKYRLILCDVWGVVHDGVNLYPGASERLTQWREQGRCVILLTNAPRTAEAVDQQLVRIGLPCAAYDFVATSGEAGIETLVGLDRPVGFIGTAGDREILEGRGVRIADGEDFTDLACTGVTEQRPRAEDYRADLERWADRDVHMHCLNPDRLVIRGGVPEACAGAIADLYAMLGGRVTWYGKPHDTIYRHALHLAGNPPKDEVLAVGDGLQTDVLGAARMGFDTVFVTGGIHAGEPFPENFAAENGLGDWEPVAVVDGLA, from the coding sequence ATGAGCTTCTGGGATGCGCTAGATCCCAAGTACCGGCTGATCCTCTGCGATGTATGGGGCGTCGTTCACGATGGCGTGAACCTTTATCCGGGCGCGTCCGAACGCTTGACGCAGTGGCGTGAGCAAGGTCGCTGCGTGATTCTGCTTACCAACGCGCCGCGCACGGCCGAAGCGGTGGATCAGCAACTCGTGCGCATCGGGCTGCCCTGCGCCGCTTATGATTTCGTCGCCACGAGCGGAGAGGCGGGTATCGAGACGCTGGTCGGGCTCGACCGGCCCGTGGGCTTCATCGGCACCGCCGGCGATCGCGAGATATTGGAAGGCCGCGGCGTTCGCATCGCTGACGGGGAAGATTTCACCGATCTTGCCTGCACCGGCGTGACTGAGCAGCGGCCGCGCGCAGAAGACTATCGCGCCGATCTCGAACGATGGGCGGATCGCGACGTGCACATGCATTGCCTGAACCCGGACCGCCTCGTTATCCGGGGCGGCGTTCCGGAGGCATGCGCCGGTGCGATAGCGGACCTTTATGCCATGCTCGGCGGGCGGGTCACCTGGTACGGCAAGCCGCACGACACGATTTACCGCCACGCTCTTCACCTCGCCGGCAATCCGCCGAAGGATGAAGTGCTTGCGGTCGGTGACGGGCTTCAGACCGACGTTCTCGGCGCGGCGCGCATGGGCTTCGATACGGTGTTCGTGACCGGCGGAATTCACGCCGGCGAGCCATTTCCGGAGAATTTTGCAGCGGAGAACGGTCTTGGCGACTGGGAGCCGGTGGCGGTTGTCGACGGGCTCGCCTAG